One Salmo trutta chromosome 12, fSalTru1.1, whole genome shotgun sequence genomic region harbors:
- the LOC115203594 gene encoding mucin-5AC, with protein MVLDPGEDCMDRTDVDEVGGGSSTTDLMGPEPRPDPRKTTTNTRLENTSPEPPKTTTNTRLENISPEPLKTTTNTRLENTSPEPPKTTTNTRLENISPEPLKTTTNTRLENTSPEPPKTTTNTRLENTSPEPLKTTTNTRLENTSPEPPKTTTNTRLENTNPEPLKTTTNTRLENTSPEPPKTTTNTRLENTSPEPPKTTTNTRLENTSPEPPKTTTNTRLENTSPEPPKTTTNTRLENTSPEPPKTTTNTRLENTSPEPPKTTTNTRLENTSPEPPKTTTNTRLENTSPEPPKTTTNTTTRSEETRPDTTKTTKRTEEPTADPPTTTNTRLHARTSSVTKRERVSNSHNGPQPQPQSLVADVSLTPSPRASVGSSTNSSHSVLPYDGPVVSLRRDVTMATASSRNKVATRPTLRRPLSLDVTPLRLRGSEPALDRRVLQPPWRSAGGPSTAPSPPARSLTSPSLGPGGWMRRSESTCTVNNSSMGLRATRGHMRPATSLPHIARGFGGASPLPLPSTPRGPCLLVALRPINLDQERQAFFQSDYKYDPQFEYSTPEPSTVLEKYRDGSDLFLAQAVGIMECILRKFGNYENFEEVTGGSILPKSRVWAAARKYLQKENCVGEVVVCLSEELLSQAVMMVESCRPTLTINLSGARQHWLEGMLRHEIGTHYLRGVNNNLQPWSTSAGRKQYGLKPANPTEEGLASLHSVLLRKQPYLWRAALLYYTVYHATRMSFSQLFSHIAQFVQDPAVRWEYCLRAKRGQTDTSQPGCFSKDQVYLDGILRILRHRRNIDFKMLTSLGKVSFEDVERLRHIAVLRRTRIPHFMQDQEKYLQHLDHIVTVNELSDAQLRELLP; from the exons ATGGTTTTGGACCCGGGTGAGGACTGTATGGATCGGACAGACGTCGACGAGGTCGGAGGGGGCAGCAGCACCACAGACCTGATGGGTCCAGAACCAAGACCGGACCCTCGCaaaaccaccaccaacaccagacTAGAAAACACCAGCCCAGAGCCTCCCaaaaccaccaccaacaccagacTAGAAAACATCAGCCCAGAGCCTCTCaaaaccaccaccaacaccagacTAGAGAACACCAGCCCAGAGCCTCCCaaaaccaccaccaacaccagacTAGAAAACATCAGCCCAGAGCCTCTCaaaaccaccaccaacaccagacTAGAGAACACCAGCCCAGAGCCTCCCaaaaccaccaccaacaccagacTAGAAAACACCAGCCCAGAGCCTCTCaaaaccaccaccaacaccagacTAGAAAACACCAGCCCAGAGCCTCCCaaaaccaccaccaacaccagacTAGAAAACACCAACCCAGAGCCTCTCaaaaccaccaccaacaccagacTAGAGAACACCAGCCCAGAGCCTCCCaaaaccaccaccaacaccagacTAGAGAACACCAGCCCAGAGCCTCCCaaaaccaccaccaacaccagacTAGAGAACACCAGCCCAGAGCCTCCCaaaaccaccaccaacaccagacTAGAGAACACCAGCCCAGAGCCTCCCaaaaccaccaccaacaccagacTAGAGAACACCAGCCCAGAGCCTCCCaaaaccaccaccaacaccagacTAGAGAACACCAGCCCAGAGCCTCCCAAAACCACCACTAACACCAGACTAGAGAACACCAGCCCAGAGCCTCCCaaaaccaccaccaacaccagacTAGAGAACACCAGCCCAGAGCCTCCCaaaaccaccaccaacaccaccactagATCAGAAGAGACCAGACCTGACACAACCAAAACCACCAAAAGAACAGAGGAACCAACAGCGgaccctcccaccaccaccaacactagGCTCCACGCCAGGACAAGCAGTGTCACCAAGAGGGAGCGGGTATCCAACTCCCACAATGGACCCCAGCCTCAACCTCAGTCATTGGTGGCAGATGTCAGCCTTACCCCCAGCCCTAGGGCCAGTGTTGGCTCCTCTACCAACTCCTCTCACTCAGTCTTGCCATACGATGGACCGGTTGTCTCTCTGCGGCGGGACGTCACCATGGCAACGGCCTCGTCTCGGAATAAGGTGGCGACCAGACCCACTCTCCGCCGTCCCCTCAGCCTGGACGTGACGCCCCTGCGCCTTCGTGGCTCAGAGCCTGCGCTGGACCGCAGGGTCCTACAGCCCCCCTGGCGCAGCGCTGGTGGTCCCTCCACTGCCCCCTCGCCCCCAGCACGCTCCCTCACCAGCCCCAGCCTGGGCCCCGGAGGCTGGATGCGCCGCAGCGAGAGCACCTGTACCGTCAACAACTCCTCAATGGGCCTCCGGGCCACCAGGGGGCATATGCGTCCAGCCACCTCCCTTCCCCACATTGCCCGGGGGTTTGGAGGGGCCTCCCCGCTGCCCTTGCCCTCCACACCGCGTGGCCCCTGTCTCCTTGTGGCCCTAAGACCCATTAACCTAGACCAGGAGAGGCAGGCCTTCTTCCAGTCTGACTATAAATACGACCCCCAGTTTGAGTACTCGACCCCGGAGCCCAGCACTGTGCTGGAGAAATACAGAGATGGATCTGACCTCTTCCTCGCACAG gctGTTGGGATTATGGAGTGTATTCTGAGGAAGTTTGGTAACTATGAGAACTTTGAGGAAGTGACGGGAGGAAGTATTTTACCAAAGAGTCGAGTCTGGGCTGCTGCACGCAAGTACCTGCAGAAGGAGAACTGTGTAGGAGAG GTGGTGGTGTGTCTGTCTGAGGAGCTGCTGTCCCAGGCGGTGATGATGGTGGAGAGTTGTCGTCCCACTCTGACTATCAACCTGTCTGGAGCACGACAACACTGGCTGGAGGGCATGCTCAGGCATGAGATAG GAACCCACTACCTTCGAGGTGTGAACAACAACCTCCAGCCTTGGTCCACTTCCGCAGGCAGGAAGCAGTATGGCCTCAAACCGGCCAATCCCACGGAAGAAGGCCTGGCCAGCCTGCACAGTGTGTTGCTACGGAAACAGCCCTACCTGTGGCGTGCCGCTCTGCTCTACTATACGGTGTATCACGCCACCAGGATGAGCTTCAGCCAGCTCTTCAGCCACATCGCTCAGTTCGTCCAGGATCCTGCGGTGCGCTGGGAGTACTGCCTCAGAGCCAAGAGGGGACAGACGGACACCTCGCAGCctg GCTGTTTCAGTAAAGATCAGGTGTACCTGGACGGAATCCTCAGGATTCTACGACATCGGAGGAACATCGACTTCAAAATGCTGACCTCGCTAGGCAAG GTGTCGTTTGAGGACGTGGAAAGGCTACGGCACATCGCCGTCCTCCGCCGGACCAGAATCCCTCACTTCATGCAGGACCAGGAGAAATACCTTCAGCATCTGGACCACATTGTCACGGTCAACGAACTGAGCGACGCTCAGCTTAGAGAACTCCTTccctga